One genomic region from Rattus norvegicus strain BN/NHsdMcwi chromosome 10, GRCr8, whole genome shotgun sequence encodes:
- the Bahcc1 gene encoding BAH and coiled-coil domain-containing protein 1 isoform X5, with translation MDGRDFAPPPPHLLSERGSLGHRSAAAAARLAPAGPAAQPAAHFQPGKYFPSPLPMASHTASSRLMGNPPASSFMGSFLTSSLGSAASAHPNGPTSSPSEPAYRGSHPATSQIWFSHSHEAPAYPRFSGSLASTFLPVSHLDHHGNSNVLYGQHRFYGTQKDNFYLRNLPPQPAILPANHNFHGVPRATPTHPIGSCSRDRIEAASLQKGPKEFDRFLMGKELGKEKASKVAEGRERPVVEEESSKDRQKLVPPMPAEGPCKETGPAPRGSCEGRPKHLTSCLLNTKVLNGDMGKASMASCAGGMLGRPGTGVAAPGRCAKEVSGPVEPGPAFSECLERRQMLHHAVSYTVPSGLPTGPPPPLSTGPAGSFPCLQLHAGPDGLCPLQDKVSRDLKASGPTFVPSVGHLADKSHSFQVTEACAVAGDGKDRHLDAAMAPDHAPYGVSYAHLKAESKGERRPGGFEAALHPRLKGLEYLSSGPEAPFPGLPKGNLDKGGYFELPTSQDCARSNHQDPLGGKTTQACCTLDKVANKEAPAGPPGGQKVARIRHQQHLVAPEVESGGSGAESKRKSVELASLGYSGHHMPPWGVQTGHDTSMAIIEERKGSAYLDPFGSGLQQAALLSQELPTPQDEVSAMKNLLKYSNQALVVGQKAPFVGLGGLKASCVQQEAKFPATKGPGPVERPDCARSREHEAPTHGDGEVRQPPVGIAVALARQKDTVSRPDAAYNTNSGRQGRAAPTFKAAGGPRATHTLDLESEEERSRACEDRLGLPGRELLLQDNKDLVEFARIHPSSSCPGDLPPHLMMQGGQLGGDPAPHPHPAHPHWLPRTRSPSLWMGGHSYGLGHPALHQNLPPGFPASVPGSMPSVFPLPQDAATQLVILPSEPTPHTTPHTLAEVMDQASLWPPMYGARGPASHMQHPGQLPVYSRSQLLRQQELYALQHQQQQQQQQQQQQQQQQQQQQQQQQQQQQQQQQQQQHRATQALELQRAAQFQRKPEDRHMELEEAAREKAPKSTHKPVALTPMAKGTPSSTTAGLVKLSPCCQSPTLKTPASCPTPPPRPSAPCTLPICPTGSPGPGSKLPSTKDKSEEGQRAGTDLTALEPDLPPRLNPSTGVDFSLPSDVHSSDLPDPKTMQTTTPGTRPEPTRTFLPGEPPPCSPRNLEEPGLLSRTRDATQDLAILPPPVEGGLPPGKAEDPSPLEGLQALKFGDLLEGGGTEATGQTNSTQGGTQNERTVDQGVPQPSLGATPQALEQVAGSPVALDKDEGPQKAPDVAQLQEEETQLEENGGDSEVDWGTPNHSHPPKALPGLDALVAATVDLGDLPDISLPDAQTPAASVPLGTAPQPHTSGIHGIALLSELADLEIQQQKSELALQAEDEDVLAFNLQHLATLATAWSLVEAASLDNSVASLQAPAADPDRGPRLTPRMQILQRKDTWAPKTKPVCPLKAAIDRLDTQEVEMRMQLAELQRRYKEKQRELARLQRRHDHEREESSRSPARRGPGRPRKRKHSSSLPALRPGGQLARSDSKKAKAVRASLSLLCAELRGDEPPRKRSKLEKSPYTGLQTASSEKVRCKKSCGPAELSSSMAHKVAQLKPKVKSKGLPASLSAFQRKEAAPGGRIRKKLSRAKSVKVSGAARHPHPNGDSGREMPKFQTQPAVAVAHEAGNGYDSEDCQALLETEAAPREPGLVLHPGAVLGPSPSSVVKMEANQKAKKKKERQGLLGACRLSSPEGEVKIKRRTVKTKRKNGALSIALSARNAKAILGKSRKLTKVNREAVSKQGQGRAVSRLLESFAVEDDFEFDDDDDSSFSDEEEEEEEAGVQLSEEQSAALARSCTIHKEDLQDGLPVLIPKEDSLLYAGSVRTLQPPDIYSIVIEGERGNRQRIYSLEQLLQEAVLDVRPQSSRYLPPGTRVCAYWSQKSRCLYPGNVVRGASSDEEDLDSVVVEFDDGDTGHIAVSNIRLLPPDFKIQCTEPSPALLVSSSCRRTKKAASESHPPSEAPTPSLSPKVQDGPETSKTPGKKSGCKDKAGKVDLLTSGAKSPTGASDHFLGRRGSPLLSWSAVAQTKRKAVAAAAAGGKGPGVLQNLFQLNGSTKKLRARDTLFPMHSMAAPVFGNSFRADSFSSLASSYTPFLGGAGAGLPGGAHKLLRAKKAERAEVEKAGRRRAGSEFLVKLDHEGVTSPKNKNCKALLMSDKDFGPKLGRPLASPSYTHPALIGKDKKGRAPVHPLHMGLALRKYPLPCDSDCPSSYSDEDEDGPGLATGVPSRFLTRLSMSSSSSGSSTSSSSGSVSTSSLCSSDNEDSSYSSDDEDPTLLLQTCLTRPVPALLAPPEALRSKGSSPHAHAHAQRCFLSRAGVTGAGAGAGPGVSKSKFKRKEALSFSKAKELSRRQRLPSVENRPKISAFLPARQLWKWSGNPTQRRGMKGKARKLFYKAIVRGKETLRIGDCAVFLSAGRPNLPYIGRIESLWESWGSNMVVKVKWFYHPEETKLGKRQSDGKNALYQSCHEDENDVQTISHKCQVVGREQYEQMMRGRKYQDQQDLYYLAGTYDPTTGRLVTADGVPVLC, from the exons CCAGCAGCCGTCTGATGGGAAACCCCCCAGCCTCCTCTTTCATGGGCAGCTTCCTCACCAGCAGCCTGGGCTCAGCTGCGTCTGCACACCCCAACGGCCCCACATCCTCTCCTTCTGAGCCGGCCTACCGAGGATCCCACCCTGCCACCTCTCAGATCTGGTTCTCCCACTCCCACGAAG CTCCTGCGTACCCCAGATTTTCGGGGAGTCTGGCATCTACCTTCCTACCCGTGAGCCACTTGGATCACCATGGAAACAGCAATGTTCTCTATGGGCAACATCGTTTCTATGGAACCCAAAAAG ATAACTTCTACCTGCGCAACCTGCCCCCACAGCCTGCAATCCTACCTGCCAACCACAACTTCCACGGAGTGCCCCgagccacccccacccaccccatcggCTCCTGCAGCCGGGACCGTATTGAGGCTGCCTCACTGCAGAAGGGTCCTAAGGAGTTTGACCGCTTCCTCATGGGGAAAGAGCTGGGCAAAGAGAAAGCTAGTAAGGTAGCAGAGGGCAGGGAGCGGCCAGTGGTGGAGGAAGAAAGCAGTAAAGATCGACAGAAGCTGGTGCCACCCATGCCTGCTGAGGGGCCCTGCAAGGAGACGGGACCCGCACCCCGGGGGTCCTGTGAGGGCCGCCCCAAACACCTCACTTCCTGCCTACTCAACACCAAGGTACTCAATGGAGACATGGGCAAGGCCTCGATGGCCAGTTGTGCAGGGGGTATGCTGGGAAGGCCCGGAACAGGCGTGGCAGCACCTGGACGCTGTGCCAAGGAGGTGTCAGGCCCCGTGGAGCCTGGGCCAGCCTTCAGCGAGTGCCTGGAGCGGCGGCAGATGCTACATCACGCTGTGTCCTACACAGTGCCCTCCGGCCTGCCTACCGGGCCACCCCCGCCCCTCAGCACGGGCCCAGCAGGCTCTTTCCCCTGTCTGCAGCTCCATGCAGGTCCAGATGGGCTCTGCCCCCTGCAGGACAAAGTCTCCCGGGACCTAAAGGCCAGCGGGCCCACCTTTGTGCCTTCTGTGGGACACCTGGCTGACAAGAGCCACTCTTTCCAAGTAACAGAGGCCTGTGCCGTGGCAGGTGATGGCAAGGACCGGCACCTAGACGCGGCCATGGCCCCTGACCATGCACCCTATGGAGTCTCCTATGCCCACCTAAAGGCCGAGAGCAAGGGTGAACGGCGACCTGGGGGCTTTGAGGCGGCCCTCCACCCCCGGCTGAAAGGCCTGGAGTATCTCAGTTCAGGCCCTGAGGCCCCCTTCCCTGGCCTTCCCAAAGGCAATCTGGACAAAGGTGGCTACTTTGAGTTACCCACGTCACAGGACTGTGCCCGGTCCAATCACCAAGACCCACTGGGTGGAAAGACCACCCAGGCTTGCTGCACTTTAGACAAAGTGGCCAACAAAGAGGCCCCTGCTGGCCCTCCGGGGGGCCAGAAGGTAGCCAGGATCCGTCATCAGCAGCACTTGGTGGCTCCTGAAGTAGAATCAGGAGGCAGCGGGGCTGAGTCTAAGCGCAAGTCCGTGGAGCTGGCTTCTCTGGGTTACAGCGGGCACCATATGCCTCCGTGGGGCGTTCAGACAGGCCACGACACCTCCATGGCCATCATCGAGGAACGAAAGGGCAGTGCCTACCTTGACCCTTTTGGGAGTGGCCTCCAGCAGGCAGCCCTCCTGTCCCAGGAGCTGCCCACCCCACAAGATGAGGTCTCGGCCATGAAGAATCTGCTCAAGTACAGCAACCAAGCCCTGGTTGTGGGCCAGAAGGCTCCCTTTGTGGGCCTGGGTGGCCTCAAAGCCAGCTGTGTCCAGCAGGAAGCCAAGTTTCCAGCCACTAAGGGCCCAGGCCCTGTGGAAAGACCCGACTGCGCTCGAAGCAGGGAGCACGAGGCCCCCACACACGGAGACGGGGAGGTGCGGCAGCCACCTGTGGGCATCGCAGTGGCCTTGGCCCGGCAGAAGGACACAGTCAGCCGGCCGGATGCAGCCTACAATACCAACAGTGGGCGGCAGGGCAGGGCCGCCCCCACCTTCAAAG CTGCTGGAGGACCGCGTGCCACCCACACGCTGGACCTGGAGAGTGAAGAGGAAAGGTCACGGGCGTGCGAGGACCGCCTGGGGCTGCCTGGCCGTGAGCTGCTGTTACA AGACAACAAAGACCTCGTGGAATTTGCCCGGATCCACCCTTCAAGCAGCTGCCCTGGAGACCTGCCCCCCCACCTCATGATGCAAGGCGGCCAGCTGGGCGGGgacccagccccccacccccatcccgcCCACCCCCACTGGCTGCCCCGCACCCGAAGTCCCTCCTTGTGGATGGGGGGGCATTCCTATG GCCTCGGACACCCTGCCCTGCACCAGAACCTACCCCCCGGCTTCCCAGCTTCTGTGCCCGGCTCTATGCCCtcagtgttccccctcccccaagacgCAGCCACACAGCTGGTCATCTTGCCCTCCGaacccacaccccacaccacccCTCACACACTCG CTGAAGTTATGGACCAGGCCTCACTGTGGCCTCCCATGTATGGGGCCCGGGGCCCTGCCTCACACATGCAGCACCCTGGCCAGCTCCCCGTGTACTCTCGGTCCCAGCTGCTTCGGCAGCAAGAACTGTATGCACTGCAGcaccaacagcagcaacagcagcagcagcaacaacagcaacaacaacagcagcagcagcagcagcaacagcagcagcagcaacagcagcagcagcaacagcagcagcaacatcgGGCCACACAGGCCCTGGAGCTACAGCGAGCTGCCCAGTTCCAG CGCAAGCCTGAGGATCGACACATGGAACTGGAGGAAGCTGCCCGGGAGAAGGCCCCAAAGTCCACCCACAAGCCAGTTGCCTTAACCCCCATGGCCAAGGGCACCCCCTCATCCACCACCGCAGGCCTAGTCAAGCTGTCACCCTGCTGCCAGTCACCCACTCTAAAGACCCCTGCTAGTTGCCCCACACCACCACCTCGGCCCAGCGCCCCCTGCACTTTACCCATCTGCCCCACTGGCAGCCCAGGGCCTGGCTCCAAGTTGCCTAGTACCAAGGACAAGAGTGAGGAGGGCCAGCGGGCTGGAACCGACCTTACCGCGCTGGAACCAG ACCTGCCTCCAAGATTGAACCCCTCAACTGGCGTGGACTTCTCCCTCCCTTCAGACGTgcactcttctgacctcccagACCCCAAAACTATGCAAACCACTACCCCAGGGACTCGGCCTGAGCCCACAAGGACGTTCCTACCTGGGGAGCCACCCCCCTGTAGCCCCAGGAACTTAGAAGAACCTGGACTACTCTCAAGGACCAGGGATGCCACCCAGGACCTTGCCATCCTACCCCCTCCTGTTGAGGGAGGACTCCCACCAGGGAAGGCAGAAGACCCCAGCCCACTCGAGGGGTTACAAGCACTGAAATTTGGAGACCTCCTTGAGGGAGGGGGAACTGAGGCTACTGGCCAGACTAATTCTACTCAGGGAGGGACGCAAAATGAGAGGACTGTGGATCAGGGGGTACCACAGCCCTCTTTGGGGGCTACCCCTCAAGCACTGGAACAGGTAGCAGGGAGCCCAGTTGCCCTGGACAAGGATGAAGGTCCACAGAAGGCCCCTGATGTGGCCCAGCTACAGGAGGAGGAGACCCAGCTGGAGGAGAATGGGGGGGACTCGGAGGTGGACTGGGGGACTCCCAACCATAGCCACCCACCCAAAGCACTGCCAGGCTTGGATGCCTTGGTGGCCGCCACTGTGGACCTAGGGGACCTGCCTGACATTAGCCTGCCGGATGCTCAGACCCCAGCAGCCTCTGTGCCCCTTGGCACGGCCCCTCAGCCCCATACCTCAGGGATTCATGGGATTGCCCTGCTCAGTGAGCTGGCTGACCTGGAGATCCAGCAGCAGAAGAGTGAGCTGGCCCTGCAAG CAGAGGATGAGGATGTGCTGGCCTTCAACCTGCAGCACCTGGCCACACTGGCCACAGCCTGGTCCCTAGTGGAGGCTGCTAGCCTGGACAACTCAGTCGCTTCACTGCAGGCCCCGGCTGCTGACCCAGACAGAGGCCCCAGGCTCACCCCTAGGATGCAGATCCTACAGCGCAAGGACACCTGGGCCCCTAAAACCAAGCCT GTATGTCCCCTGAAGGCTGCCATCGATCGGCTGGACACACAGGAAGTGGAGATGCGTATGCAGCTGGCAGAACTGCAGAGGCGCTACAAGGAGAAGCAGCGGGAGCTGGCTCGCCTGCAGCGCAGGCACGACCATGA GAGGGAGGAGAGCTCTCGGAGCCCTGCGAGACGTGGACCTGGCCGGCCAAGAAAGCGCAAACACTCAAGCTCGCTGCCCGCTCTGCGTCCCGGGGGCCAGCTTGCCAGAAGTGATAGCAAGAAAGCCAA GGCTGTTCGTGCCAGCCTAAGTCTGCTGTGTGCCGAGCTACGAGGGGATGAGCCCCCACGGAAGCGAAGCAAACTGGAAAAGAGTCCTTACACTGGCCTACAGACAGCTTCCTCG GAGAAGGTGCGGTGCAAGAAGAGCTGTGGCCCAGCCGAGTTGTCATCCTCAATGGCCCACAAGGTGGCCCAGTTGAAGCCAAAGGTCAAGAGCAAGGGGCTGCCAGCCAGCCTCAGTGCCTTCCAGCGCAAAGAGGCCGCCCCAGGTGGGCGCATCCGGAAGAAGCTCTCTAGAGCCAAGAGTGTCAAGGTGTCAGGGGCGGCACGGCATCCACACCCCAATGGGGACAGTGGCAGGGAGATGCCCAAATTCCAAACCCAACCAGCAGTGGCTGTGGCCCACGAGGCAGGCAA CGGCTATGACAGTGAGGACTGccaggcactcctggagacagagGCCGCTCCCAGGGAGCCCGGGCTGGTTTTGCACCCAGGGGCAGTGCTGGGACCTTCACCTTCCTCCGTGGTCAAGATGGAAGCCAACCAGAAggccaagaagaaaaaggagaggcaGGGCTTGCTAG GGGCCTGCCGCCTGTCCAGCCCCGAAGGCGAGGTTAAGATCAAGAGACGGACGGTGAAGACCAAG CGGAAGAACGGGGCCTTATCCATCGCCCTGTCAGCCCGCAATGCCAAGGCCATTCTGggaaagagcaggaagctgacgAAGGTGAACAGAGAGGCTGTCAGCAAGCAG GGCCAGGGCCGAGCGGTGAGCCGGCTGCTGGAGAGCTTTGCTGTGGAAGATGACTTTGAGtttgacgacgacgacgacagcagcttctcagatgaggaagaggaagaggaggaagccgGTGTCCAGCTCAGCGAAGAGCAGAGTGCTGCCCTGG CGCGATCCTGCACCATCCACAAGGAAGACCTACAGGATGGACTGCCTGTGTTGATTCCAAAGGAGGACAGTCTGCTGTATGCAGGCAGTGTCAGGACTCTGCAACCCCCCGATAT CTACAGCATCGTcattgagggagagagaggcaaccGGCAGCGTATCTACTCACTGGAGCAGCTGCTGCAGGAGGCG GTTCTTGATGTCCGGCCACAGTCCAGTCGGTACCTCCCACCTGGCACCCGGGTCTGTGCCTACTGGAGTCAGAAGTCTCGGTGCCTATACCCAGGCAATGTGGTTCGAG GTGCTTCTAGCGATGAAGAAGACCTGGACTCTGTGGTGGTGGAGTTCGATGACGGAGACACGGGCCACATAGCTGTCTCTAACATCAGGCTGCTGCCTCCGGACTTCAAGATCCAGT GTACAGAGCCCTCGCCAGCCCTGTTGGTGTCCAGCAGCTGCCGGAGGACCAAAAAAGCAGCCAGTGAGAGCCACCCACCCAGCGAAGCCCCTACTCCCAGCCTGTCCCCTAAAGTGCAGGATGGCCCTGAAACTTCTAAGACCCCTGGGAAGAAATCTGGCTGCAAAGACAAAGCCG GCAAAGTCGACCTCCTAACCTCAGGTGCCAAGTCCCCCACGGGGGCCTCAGACCACTTCCTAGGCCGCAGAGGCAGCCCCCTGCTGAGCTGGTCAGCAGTGGCTCAGACCAAGCGGAAAGCCGTGGCTGCGGCAGCAGCAGGTGGCAAAGGGCCAGGGGTACTGCAGAACCTCTTCCAGCTCAACGGAAGCACCAAGAAGCTGCGGGCCCGGGACACCCTGTTTCCCATGCATAGCATGGCTGCCCCTGTGTTTGGGAACAGCTTCCGAGCTGACTCCTTCAGCAGCCTGGCCAGTTCCTACACACCCTTCCTTGGAGGGGCTGGGGCAGGCCTTCCCGGAGGAGCCCACAAGCTGCTTCGGGCCAAGAAGGCTGAGCGGGCTGAAGTAGAAAAGGCCGGGAGGCGGCGGGCAGGCAGCGAGTTTCTGGTTAAGCTGGACCATGAGGGTGTGACCTCTCCCAAGAACAAAAACTGCAAGGCCCTGCTCATGAGCGACAAGGACTTTGGACCCAAGCTGGGGCGACCTCTGGCCAGCCCCAGTTACACACACCCAGCCCTCATTGGCAAGGACAAGAAGGGGCGGGCACCTGTGCATCCGCTACATATGGGACTGGCTCTGCGAAAGTACCCACTGCCCTGTGATAGTGACTGTCCCAGCTCCTACTccgatgaggatgaggatgggcCGGGGCTAGCCACCGGTGTTCCCTCCCGATTCCTCACCCGCCTATCCATGTCGTCGTCGTCCTCCGGCTCGTCCACGTCCTCTTCCTCAGGCTCCGTGTCCACTTCCAGCCTCTGTTCCTCAGACAATGAGGACTCATCTTACAGCTCAGATGACGAGGACCCCACCTTGCTGCTGCAGACCTGTCTCACCCGTCCCGTACCCGCTCTCCTGGCCCCACCCGAAGCCCTGCGCTCTAAGGGTAGCAGCCCCCACGCCCACGCCCACGCCCAGCGCTGCTTCCTGTCCAGGGCTGGGGTGActggtgcaggtgcaggtgccgGCCCCGGTGTTAGCAAATCCAAGTTCAAGCGTAAGGAGGCCCTGAGCTTCTCCAAAGCCAAAGAGCTTTCTCGGAGGCAACGGCTGCCCTCCGTAGAAAACCGGCCAAAGATCTCAGCCTTCCTGCCCGCCCGGCAGCTCTGGAAGTGGTCGGGAAACCCCACACAG AGACGAGGCATGAAGGGGAAAGCCAGGAAGCTGTTCTACAAGGCCATCGTCCGAGGCAAGGAGACGCTGCGCATTGGGGACTGCGCAGTCTTCCTTTCGGCCGGACGGCCCAACCTGCCCTACATCGGCCGCATCGAGAGCTTGTGGGAGTCATGGGGCAGCAACATGGTGGTGAAGGTCAAATGGTTCTACCACCCTGAGGAGACCAAGCTGGGGAAACGGCAGAGTGACGGGAAG AATGCACTATACCAGTCCTGTCACGAAGATGAGAATGATGTGCAGACCATCTCGCACAAGTGCCAAGTGGTGGGCCGGGAGCAGTATGAACAGATGATGCGGGGCCGCAAGTACCAGGACCAGCAGGACCTCTACTACTTGGCAGGCACCTATGATCCTACTACTGGGCGCCTGGTGACAGCCGACGGCGTGCCCGTCCTGTGCTga